In Bos javanicus breed banteng chromosome 2, ARS-OSU_banteng_1.0, whole genome shotgun sequence, the following proteins share a genomic window:
- the TEX44 gene encoding testis-expressed protein 44, which translates to MTTVPSGEARATSTPPDGDSRSTDIPAVGSQSQVPLLADDLVSLDAVTSAERQDVDQASIEPATSGTTSESGDADKHEAAEGQAQEPREATALPADPAPGALKNSLGFQNLVQKGLLQDSSGTQNPQIFQVNSLVEEATPQAVATPDREQEPATATPSAEAQSPQNVEAQPIMSTADPKDQLDPGTADTPETVEEKPEGPEALNPDHDASLSAPASPGPGALAPGTGPLDSTAGEENSYMRSMTSLLGGGEGSISSLADILVWSDATMGLATGFLATGRGSVSDLLHSPGPSLRSVSSILGRASSALSSRLVVRTRLALRSVTHVLESVEQRTIEGIRSAMYYLTSHLTPH; encoded by the coding sequence ATGACCACCGTGCCCTCGGGAGAGGCCAGAGCCACCAGCACCCCTCCAGATGGGGACAGCAGGTCTACAGACATCCCAGCAGTGGGGTCCCAAAGTCAGGTCCCCCTCCTCGCAGATGACCTAGTGTCTCTTGATGCTGTAACATCAGCCGAACGGCAGGATGTAGATCAGGCCTCCATTGAGCCAGCCACCTCAGGGACCACGTCAGAGTCCGGGGATGCAGATAAGCATGAAGCTGCCGAGGGGCAGGCCCAGGAGCCCAGAGAGGCCACAGCCCTGCCTGCTGACCCGGCCCCAGGTGCCCTAAAAAATTCCCTGGGCTTCCAGAACCTAGTGCAGAAAGGGCTGCTGCAAGATTCCAGCGGGACTCAGAATCCTCAGATTTTCCAAGTTAACTCCCTGGTTGAGGAAGCAACGCCACAAGCAGTGGCCACCCCGGACAGAGAGCAGGAGCCAGCAACAGCCACCCCAAGTGCCGAGGCACAGTCCCCCCAAAATGTGGAGGCTCAGCCCATCATGAGCACCGCAGACCCCAAGGACCAGCTTGACCCTGGGACTGCTGACACCCCTGAAACTGTTGAGGAGAAGCCAGAGGGTCCCGAAGCCTTGAACCCTGACCATGATGCTTCGCTGTCAGCCCCTGCCTCGCCGGGCCCCGGAGCATTGGCCCCAGGGACGGGTCCCCTGGACTCCACGGCTGGTGAGGAGAACAGCTACATGCGCTCCATGACCAGCTTGCTGGGCGGGGGCGAGGGGTCCATCAGCTCCCTGGCAGATATCCTGGTGTGGTCCGATGCCACCATGGGCCTGGCCACAGGCTTCCTGGCCACCGGCCGTGGCTCTGTGTCAGACCTGTTGCacagcccagggcccagcctgCGCTCGGTCTCCAGCATCCTGGGGAGAGCCAGCTCTGCCCTGTCCTCCAGGCTGGTGGTGAGGACCAGATTGGCCCTGCGCTCCGTCACCCATGTGCTGGAATCAGTGGAGCAGAGGACCATCGAGGGCATCCGTTCGGCCATGTACTACCTGACCAGCCATCTCACCCCACACTAG